The region GGTGATGGCGATGAGCCCCACGTTCGCCTGCTCGAGGATGACGCCACGCATGTGGAAGGTGCGTCCCGCGGCCTCGATGGTGATGGGCGCGGGCAGCGGTCGCCCGGCGTCGACGGGCGCTTCCTCGGGGGCCGCCGTCGTGGGGGCCGGCGCGGGGGCGGCCCACACCGGCGACGTGCCCAGCAACGCGCCGATGAGCAGCCAGAGGAGCATCGCGCTGTATCTCTGCATCGTTCTCATCGCTTGTCTTCCTTGTCTGCCTGCGCGGTGCGCACGAGGTCGCGCACCAGGACCAGCCTGACGCCCGCTTCCTCGAAGGCGGGAATCATCTCGACGAATGCCGTGGCGGTTGTGGTGCGGGCGTGTCCGATGCCGACGGCCTCGCCATGCTCGAGCGCCTCGCGGATCAGGAGGCGGAGGTTCTCCTTCACCGCCTCGATGTCGTCGACATTGTCGAGGAACACATCGCGACGGGCGAACGAGACCCGCAGGCTCGAGGCCACCTCTCTCGCGCACGACGCGGGGGTGGTGTAGCTGTCGACCCAGAACAGCCCGCGGTCTCTGACTGAGCGCAGCAGGAGCCGCATGGTCTCGGGGTCGGTGGTGGCCTTCGACCCTTCGTGGTTGTTCACGCCGTCGAGCACCGGGAGCGCGTCGAGGTTCTGCGCGATGATCTTCTTCTT is a window of Pseudomonadota bacterium DNA encoding:
- a CDS encoding divergent polysaccharide deacetylase family protein; the protein is MIIDDCGNNNASTRAFVEAPAPVTLAVLPHLAFSRQIAQEAKAHAKGVMLHFPMEATGDHDPGPGTLRVAMTETQKKKIIAQNLDALPVLDGVNNHEGSKATTDPETMRLLLRSVRDRGLFWVDSYTTPASCAREVASSLRVSFARRDVFLDNVDDIEAVKENLRLLIREALEHGEAVGIGHARTTTATAFVEMIPAFEEAGVRLVLVRDLVRTAQADKEDKR